In Raphanus sativus cultivar WK10039 chromosome 5, ASM80110v3, whole genome shotgun sequence, the following proteins share a genomic window:
- the LOC108858099 gene encoding uncharacterized protein LOC108858099 has translation TVDCVCGVSFDDGKEMVNCDECGVWVHTWCSRYVKGDDLFACYKCKIKTNRLRMESILNQGRAFQSFRECTEIPIEERVHVQGVPGGDLDLFEGFSSVFSRQLWKCTGYVPKKFRFQCREFPCWDDQKGALLSMFEENDVAGPTNDKLGYRGMAVKRCQRDDVSLLCSLSTDNRRREDCEDRVKKKVKVENKEEEDDDKNDLVGKTTLKLQ, from the coding sequence ACCGTGGACTGCGTTTGCGGTGTGAGTTTCGACGATGGTAAAGAGATGGTGAACTGTGATGAATGTGGCGTTTGGGTTCACACGTGGTGCTCACGTTATGTTAAAGGAGATGATCTCTTTGCTTGTTACAAGTGCAAGATCAAAACCAATAGGTTGAGGATGGAGAGTATATTGAATCAGGGTCGTGCCTTTCAGAGTTTTAGGGAATGTACAGAGATCCCGATTGAAGAAAGGGTTCATGTTCAAGGAGTGCCAGGTGGAGATTTGGATTTGTTTGAAGGTTTCTCGTCGGTTTTCTCTCGCCAGCTGTGGAAATGTACTGGTTACGTGCCTAAGAAGTTTAGGTTTCAGTGCAGAGAGTTTCCTTGTTGGGATGATCAGAAGGGAGCTTTGTTATCTAtgtttgaagaaaatgatgtaGCTGGTCCTACTAATGATAAGCTTGGTTATAGAGGAATGGCAGTGAAGCGTTGTCAGAGAGATGATGTGAGCTTGCTGTGTTCATTGAGTACAGATAATAGGAGAAGAGAAGATTGTGAAGATCGAGTAAAGAAGAAGGTCAAAGTTGAGaacaaagaggaagaagatgatgataagAACGATTTGGTGGGCAAAACCACCCTGAAATTGCAATAG
- the LOC108859277 gene encoding nucleolin 2: MAKSKKESITTKVEAAAPLDSKTKPSKKSKRDAEVDSDIPKDPKKQKKELIQAVEKAPQKKKKKKKKNKKNTNGEVVESEQKSIAKEPKTLFAGHLPFQIEKSDLEKFFKEVGEIVDVRLAKGFAHVEFASEEAAHKALELNGKPLRGRNILLDFAKARPASRPGNKVKTIFVTGFNKSVSEDDMKTSLRNHFGACGEIKRISLPYYQETGDSKGVAYLDLNEDGFNKALELNGSALGGRNIVVIEARPKEKNADGNSGRGNDTTSKRGPERGDGDSFKRGPGRGNGERTTPSKPSVIASAAQGKKIVFDE, from the exons ATGGCCAAGTCTAAGAAAGAATCCATTACCACCAAA GTCGAAGCAGCAGCACCACTTGACTCAAAGACGAAGCCATCAAAGAAAA GTAAGAGAGATGCGGAAGTTGATTCAGACATCCCAAAGGATCCCAAAAAGCAGAAGAAAGAGTTGATTCAAGCTGTTGAAAAGGctccacaaaagaaaaagaagaagaagaagaagaataagaag aatactAATGGTGAAGTGGTGGAGTCAGAGCAGAAATCAATTGCAAAAGAA CCCAAGACGCTATTTGCTGGACATCTTCCCTTTCAAattgagaaatctgactt AGAGAAATTCTTCAAAGAAGTTGGTGAAATCGTCGATGTTAGACTTGCTAAGGGATTCGCACATGTAGAGTTTGCTTCTGAAGAAGCTGCTCACAAG GCATTGGAACTGAATGGTAAACCATTACGAGGCCGCAATATTCTGCTTGATTTTGCTAAGGCGAGACCTGCTTCACGTCCAGGAAACAAAGTTAAAACGATTTTTGTTACCGGATTCAACAAGTCTGTGAGTGAAGATGAT ATGAAAACTTCCTTGAGGAATCATTTTGGTGCTTGTGGAGAGATCAAAAGGATTTCTCTTCCTTATTACCAAGAGACTGGTGATAGCAAGGG GGTGGCTTACCTAGATTTGAATGAGGATGGATTCAACAAGGCATTGGAACTAAACGGAAGTGCACTAGGAGGACGGAACATTGTGGTGATTGAAGCtagaccaaaagaaaagaatgcTGATGGGAATAGTGGACGTGGCAATGATACCACCTCCAAGAGAGGACCTGAACGTGGCGACGGTGACAGCTTCAAAAGAGGACCTGGAAGAGGCAATGGTGAACGTACAACACCCAGCAAACCAAGCGTAATTGCCTCAGCAGCCCAAG GGAAGAAGATCGTCTTTGATGAGTAG
- the LOC108859632 gene encoding protein S-acyltransferase 11 — translation MGLSSVIDTLIAASKTTSQARGETRFWFFFWVSDSSTLVVSSLGLTEEEEAMEDSSQGSFVTTINEDYESVCWGCGLNLVLPSYAPVFKCGWCGAITNHNPVRPETRRFVLRRIRDRCFVAILAVFMLFVICGGIWAAYPVVFSISLVCEIFHSVIAVTLGISTLSTFMVVAFKCAGKPIDIVYGTHPGVGNGALNNYTFCHTCSKPKSPRTHHCRTCGMCVLDMDHHCPFIGNCVGAGNHKNFIAFLISAIISTSYASVMCVYSLIHILPTIETGAAYASHANSVSILRGVKSIVLAYISNDIFISLRGFVLLYLFVASVSVAIGLSVLLWQQLSYVYEGKTYLSHLGSQGSEEDGEKSCGNLLTFFGCPLSIERHLPTIRNLRKRHKT, via the exons ATGGGATTGTCTTCTGTAATTGATACATTGATTGCTGCAAGCAAGACTACTTCCCAAGCTAGAGGGGAAACAcgtttttggtttttcttttgggtttctGATTCTTCAACTCTCGTTGTTAGTAGTCTGGGattaactgaagaagaagaagccatggaaGACTCTTCCCAG GGGAGTTTTGTTACAACCATAAACGAAGATTATGAATCAGTTTGCTGGGGCTGTGGGCTAAACCTTGTTCTTCCATCATACGCCCCTGTTTTCAAGTGTGGCTGGTGTGGCGCAATCACGAATCACAATCCTGTCAGACCTGAAACCAGACGCTTTGTGTTGAGACGTATCCGTGACCGCTGTTTCGTCGCTATTCTTGCTGTTTTCATGCTCTTTGTCATAT GTGGTGGGATTTGGGCAGCGTACCCGGTCGTGTTTTCGATCAGCTTGGTGTGCGAGATTTTCCATTCTGTTATAGCAGTGACTCTGGGGATATCAACGTTATCTACATTCATGGTTGTTGCTTTTAAATGCGCGGGGAAACCGATTGATATTGTTTATGGAACCCACCCTGGAGTAGGGAACGGCGCACTTAACAACTACACCTTTTGTCACACCTGCTCCAAACCAAAGTCACCTAGAACCCATCACTGTCGCACTTGTGGCATGTGTGTCCTCGACATGGATCATCATTGCCCCTTT ATTGGTAACTGTGTTGGTGCGGGTAATCACAAAAACTTCATCGCCTTCCTTATCTCGGCCATTATAAGCACAAGCTACGCTTCTGTTATGTGTGTGTATTCCCTGATTCATATCTTGCCAACCATAGAAACTGGAGCAGCGTATGCATCACATGCTAATAGTGTATCGATTCTGAGAGGGGTGAAGAGTATCGTGCTTGCTTACATATCCAATGATATCTTCATCTCTCTTCGAGGCTTTGTTTTATTGTACCTCTTTGTGGCGAGTGTTTCAGTGGCCATTGGGTTAAGTGTTTTGCTATGGCAACAGCTTAGCTATGTCTACGAAGGCAAGACTTACTTAAGCCATTTAGGTTCTCAAGGAAGCGAGGAAGATGGTGAAAAGAGCTGCGGGAATCTTTTGACATTTTTTGGATGTCCACTTTCGATTGAAAGGCACTTGCCAACTATAAGGAACTTGAGGAAGAGACATAAGACATGA
- the LOC108859472 gene encoding uracil-DNA glycosylase, mitochondrial, with product MASSTSKTLMDFFQPAKRLKSSSSPFPAVSAAGRSRGFDSAAKSPPPRVTVADDSSGLTPEQISRSDFNKSVAKSKRSLALCSEKVTKAKAEGNCCYVPLAELLVEESWLKALPGELDKPYAKTLACFLEREIIVAEGKGSPIYPPQQLVFNALNTTPFDRVKAVIIGQDPYHGPGQAMGLSFSVPEGEKLPSSLLNIFKELQKDVGCSIPRHGNLQKWAVQGVLLLNAVLTVRSKQPNSHAKKGWEQFTDAVIRSISQQKEGVVFLLWGKYAQEKSKLIDGNKHHILTAAHPSGLSAHRGFFNCRHFSQANQLLEQMGTAPIDWQL from the exons ATGGCTTCGTCGACATCTAAAACCCTAATGGACTTTTTCCAACCCGCCAAACGCCTCAAATCCTCTTCTTCCCCCTTTCCCGCCGTTTCCGCCGCCGGTAGGTCCCGCGGTTTCGACTCTGCAGCAAAATCGCCGCCGCCGCGCGTAACCGTCGCCGACGACTCGTCCGGCCTTACACCAGAGCAAATCTCTCGCTCCGATTTCAACAAATCCGTAGCCAAATCCAAGCGCAGCCTCGCCCTCTGCTCCGAGAAGGTCACGAAAGCGAAAG CTGAAGGAAACTGCTGCTACGTGCCATTGGCTGAGCTCTTAGTTGAAGAATCATGGCTCAAAGCTCTCCCTGGTGAATTGGATAAGCCCTACGCCAAGACCCTTGCTTGTTTCCTTGAACGTGAGATCATCGTAGCTGAGGGTAAAGGCTCTCCTATTTACCCGCCGCAGCAATTGGTTTTCAATGCTCTAAATACAACTCCTTTTGATCGAGTGAAGGCTGTTATTATCGGACAG GATCCTTACCATGGACCTGGTCAAGCTATGGGTTTGTCTTTCTCTGTGCCTGAAGGAGAGAAGCTTCCTTCTAgtcttttgaatatatttaaggAGCTTCAGAAAGATGTTGGTTGTTCAATCCCTCGTCATGGTAATCTACAGAAATGGGCTGTGCAG GGTGTTCTGCTGTTGAATGCTGTTCTCACAG TAAGGAGTAAACAGCCGAATTCACATGCAAAGAAAGGATGGGAACAATTCACTGATGCTGTCATTCGAAGTATCTCACAGCAGAAGGAAGGTGTTGTCTTTCTCCTCTGGGGAAAATACGCTCAAGAGAAATCCAA GTTGATAGATGGGAATAAACATCACATTCTCACAGCAGCTCATCCATCTGGTTTGTCTGCGCATAGAGGCTTCTTCAATTGCAG GCATTTCTCTCAAGCAAACCAGCTACTCGAGCAAATGGGCACTGCCCCTATAGACTGGCAACTCTAA
- the LOC108858100 gene encoding agamous-like MADS-box protein AGL103, producing MTQKRQKGTENRKSRFMFCIYMFPNLEHNNNHNSFHSIHSYRTMSSSSLSCLPSSSSSRIRQTLVQKTSSLRATSLAKRQVTVFKKAQELSILCGIEVCVIYYGSGGELKTWPKDREKVKDMARRYIQLSDVKRRKGQDDLDQFLKKIDKDDSKNNNKKKKVKLGSSCKYPDWDPRFDHCSVEQLTDLIQSLECTQTKLQHRIRGLVESQRQRNVHYTNMAGQEQMITTTTTPRMKHLQQHSNQVSMDMYNHGISTLPQLPSTSAFNQAQSLAPIPNSLAMHQNPNMGSYSRLLGVQESGLDEILSMNMLPYNSINTNCANVFPNLFQQNCYNMEDYSGFLGPQETSINNMNGEDYSGLLWTQGTGTNVDMFGYNNNINNPNGFSQQFVQYPTQRAPPGFQYMDRSTQSVRPF from the coding sequence ATGACCCAAAAGCGACAGAAGGGCACCGAAAATAGAAAATCTCGAtttatgttttgtatatatatgttccCTAATCTCGAACATAATAACAATCACAACTCTTTCCATTCAATACACAGTTACAGAAcgatgtcttcttcttctttgtcttgttTACCTTCTTCGTCTTCATCGCGAATTCGACAAACCCTAGTCCAGAAAACTTCTTCTTTGAGAGCTACAAGCTTAGCCAAAAGACAAGTGACTGTCTTCAAGAAAGCTCAAGAGCTTTCAATTCTCTGTGGAATCGAAGTCTGCGTCATCTACTACGGATCAGGCGGAGAGCTTAAGACATGGCCTAAAGACAGAGAGAAGGTCAAAGACATGGCTCGAAGGTACATTCAGTTAAGCGATGTGAAGCGGCGCAAAGGACAAGACGATCTTGATCAGTTTCTCAAGAAGATCGATAAGGATGAttctaagaataataataagaagaagaaagtgaaaCTTGGATCCAGTTGCAAGTATCCGGATTGGGATCCGAGGTTTGATCATTGCTCCGTGGAGCAGCTCACGGATTTGATTCAGTCCTTGGAGTGTACTCAAACCAAACTGCAACATAGGATTCGAGGTCTTGTTGAATCTCAGAGACAGAGGAATGTGCACTACACGAACATGGCTGGTCAAGAACAGATGATTACTACTACTACCACTCCTAGGATGAAACATCTTCAACAACATTCGAACCAGGTTTCTATGGATATGTATAACCATGGAATCAGTACGTTACCGCAACTTCCATCTACATCAGCTTTTAACCAAGCGCAATCTCTGGCTCCGATACCGAATTCACTGGCGATGCACCAGAATCCGAATATGGGAAGTTACTCGAGGTTACTTGGCGTACAAGAAAGTGGTTTGGATGAGATCCTGAGCATGAACATGTTACCCTATAACAGCATCAACACCAACTGTGCTAATGTTTTCCCAAACCTGTTTCAACAGAACTGTTACAATATGGAAGACTACTCTGGCTTTCTTGGACCGCAAGAAACTTCCATCAACAACATGAACGGTGAAGATTATTCAGGGTTGCTTTGGACGCAAGGAACTGGGACTAACGTGGACATGTTCGgctacaacaacaacatcaacaaCCCCAATGGTTTTTCGCAGCAGTTTGTTCAATATCCGACACAAAGAGCACCGCCTGGTTTTCAATACATGGATCGTTCAACACAAAGCGTCAGACCTTTTTAG
- the LOC108858101 gene encoding uncharacterized protein LOC108858101, with product MTTAAHCPRCKEVETAMHVFFKCPFAKEVWNQAPLAHSVHIADNQNLKASMVLFRTTSCLPPTGVRVPILPWICWFLWTARNKLIFENRTNSPMEVMTKAMAAAREWDQAQIIENPRMINSLPAQAHPRQRARSMATPVCFVDAAWNQSSKTAGVAWLITREGSIPPLSGSKIIENVSTPLTAEALALCNGLRQAIDLGLSSVIVYSDCATLIRAIVSKDQIKEIYGTLQDIKSLSAFFVSIVFQFVPRSQNRETDFIAKQALKAHCLSSFHLG from the coding sequence ATGACCACGGCAGCTCACTGTCCCCGCTGCAAGGAGGTTGAGACTGCAATGCACGTCTTCTTCAAGTGCCCCTTCGCGAAGGAGGTGTGGAACCAGGCGCCTTTGGCTCACTCAGTTCACATAGCTGATAACCAAAATCTTAAGGCTTCAATGGTCCTCTTCAGAACGACATCATGCCTTCCACCGACTGGAGTAAGAGTGCCGATTCTTCCATGGATTTGTTGGTTCCTGTGGACAGCAAGAAATAAATTAATCTTCGAAAACAGAACCAACAGTCCTATGGAGGTAATGACAAAAGCAATGGCAGCAGCTAGAGAATGGGATCAAGCGCAAATCATAGAGAACCCAAGAATGATCAATTCCTTACCTGCCCAAGCTCATCCAAGACAAAGAGCAAGATCAATGGCAACACCCGTATGTTTCGTCGACGCGGCTTGGAACCAATCTTCAAAGACAGCAGGTGTCGCGTGGTTAATCACCAGAGAGGGCTCGATCCCTCCTCTGTCGGGCTCCAAGATCATCGAGAACGTTTCCACTCCCCTAACGGCTGAAGCCCTAGCTCTCTGCAACGGCCTCCGTCAAGCGATAGATCTTGGCCTCTCCTCGGTCATCGTCTACTCCGATTGCGCAACGCTCATCAGAGCAATCGTCTCCAAAGACCAGATCAAAGAGATCTATGGCACTCTTCAGGATATCAAAAGTCTCTCTGCGTTCTTTGTTTCTATCGTCTTCCAGTTCGTCCCTCGTTCTCAGAACAGGGAAACTGATTTCATTGCAAAACAGGCCCTTAAGGCCCATTGTCTTTCTTCATTTCATCTGGGCTAG